From the Acaryochloris thomasi RCC1774 genome, one window contains:
- a CDS encoding ArsR family transcriptional regulator yields the protein MALLNQQLQRWLPTGLKQFLDRLANSDEAAEQPEENCADLTPEQIEQLSEAIQSLPNHPVNPEAIYSDIKAALEQWQANPQSSNNSLAILSSPGVAIANILAHDLEQQLAGHEPPVLVLATADRARESHQIESLLEQRIQQTGADQDRCIVVIPDLSQCFLRSVDGLSSLDFLQETLLQNPCRFTIMGLDPVAWHYLGVVSHLATYCSQELSLPKLEADQLQDWLKPVIDQFQLQFSRHSALQKATNDSPESRYFKELAALSNGNRVVAEQLFLQSIHSANDRPEALELGVPKLPNLPSLQESDNYLLYSLLLHGEMTLSALADSLGEAVPTLRYQAQALQQSEVILLREDRLSINPTYDPELRQSLALNNFVIDSRD from the coding sequence ATGGCCCTTCTTAATCAACAGCTACAGCGCTGGTTGCCCACCGGACTAAAACAGTTCCTAGATCGTCTAGCGAACAGTGATGAAGCTGCCGAGCAACCAGAGGAAAACTGTGCCGATTTAACACCCGAGCAAATTGAACAGCTGTCTGAGGCCATTCAATCCCTCCCCAACCACCCCGTCAACCCAGAAGCCATCTACTCAGATATAAAAGCAGCACTAGAGCAATGGCAGGCTAATCCCCAATCGTCTAACAATTCATTGGCAATTTTGAGCAGCCCTGGTGTTGCGATCGCAAATATCCTGGCCCATGACCTAGAACAGCAGCTAGCTGGACACGAGCCGCCCGTCCTTGTTCTAGCAACCGCTGATCGTGCTAGAGAATCCCATCAGATCGAATCTCTGTTAGAGCAGCGTATCCAGCAGACAGGTGCTGATCAAGATCGATGCATCGTCGTTATCCCTGACCTGAGTCAATGCTTCCTGCGGAGCGTCGATGGACTCTCTAGCCTAGATTTTTTGCAAGAGACGCTTTTGCAGAATCCCTGTCGGTTTACGATTATGGGCCTCGATCCGGTTGCTTGGCACTACCTAGGGGTTGTGAGTCACCTTGCAACCTACTGTAGTCAAGAGCTATCGTTGCCCAAGCTAGAGGCCGATCAACTACAGGATTGGCTGAAGCCAGTGATCGACCAATTTCAGCTCCAGTTCAGCCGTCACTCAGCGCTGCAGAAGGCGACCAATGACTCCCCTGAGAGCCGCTACTTCAAGGAGCTGGCTGCTCTTTCAAACGGTAATCGCGTCGTAGCAGAGCAGCTCTTCCTCCAGTCCATTCACTCCGCTAATGATCGTCCTGAAGCATTAGAGCTAGGAGTACCCAAGTTACCGAACCTCCCCTCCCTTCAAGAAAGTGATAACTATCTGCTCTACTCCCTACTCTTACATGGCGAGATGACGCTCTCAGCCCTCGCCGATAGTCTGGGGGAGGCCGTCCCCACACTTCGCTACCAAGCACAGGCTTTACAGCAGTCTGAAGTCATACTGCTGCGTGAAGACCGGCTAAGCATCAACCCTACTTATGACCCCGAACTCCGGCAGAGTTTAGCACTTAATAATTTTGTTATTGATTCCCGAGATTGA
- a CDS encoding mechanosensitive ion channel family protein, giving the protein MIDYALLTLLATFAQATPQRLTRVFGVSQTLDAGLTVLLGLVAAIALFLVVGLSYLKIPTVFRLLVDRFSSAEFQEIYRTVVRPYQDWVIWTVLLTVADLSILIVVNRYGLPLLEFPLGLLVAISIIFLGFALFKTLFDNYLLEVALEDQTKINSELLVLAKFISNAVIVLIVIFLFAETHRINVFGLTASLGVGSVAIAFASQKVLEQILWSITLYIDRPFVVGDYIHLPDRTLGRVESIGWRSTKVRLSGKNTLVIIPNSNLAQTSIENLTRARRVISIVELTFFRVIPDEERALVQQLIIGSTRDILGIDHRLTQVTFEEVIMSKGITQAQIVFFILGAAENSMELRKSLLEIAQENIVERLHEYGIAFRLEEKTTDISQPMNIDAS; this is encoded by the coding sequence GTGATAGATTACGCCTTATTGACCCTTCTTGCGACCTTTGCCCAAGCAACGCCTCAGCGATTGACGCGGGTATTTGGCGTCTCTCAAACCCTAGATGCGGGCCTCACGGTGCTGCTGGGTTTGGTTGCTGCCATCGCGCTATTTCTGGTTGTCGGCCTGTCCTACCTCAAAATTCCAACGGTGTTTCGCCTGCTGGTGGACCGGTTCTCTTCGGCGGAGTTTCAAGAGATCTATCGCACGGTTGTGCGGCCCTATCAGGACTGGGTGATCTGGACGGTGCTGCTAACGGTGGCGGACCTGAGTATCTTAATTGTGGTCAATCGCTATGGCCTGCCGCTGCTGGAGTTCCCGTTGGGGCTGCTGGTGGCGATTAGCATTATCTTTCTTGGCTTTGCGCTGTTCAAGACTCTGTTTGATAACTACCTGCTAGAGGTGGCCCTTGAAGATCAGACCAAGATCAATAGTGAGCTTTTGGTGCTGGCAAAGTTCATCTCTAACGCCGTCATTGTCCTGATTGTGATCTTTTTGTTTGCCGAAACCCACCGGATTAATGTATTTGGTTTGACGGCTAGTTTGGGGGTGGGAAGTGTTGCGATCGCATTTGCGTCCCAAAAAGTTCTAGAGCAAATACTGTGGAGCATCACTTTATACATCGACCGGCCCTTCGTGGTGGGCGACTATATCCACCTTCCCGATCGCACCTTAGGGCGGGTGGAATCGATTGGCTGGCGCTCCACAAAAGTGAGGCTGTCCGGCAAAAATACCTTAGTGATTATCCCCAACAGCAACCTGGCCCAAACCAGCATCGAAAATCTAACGCGGGCACGGCGCGTGATCTCAATTGTGGAGCTAACCTTTTTTCGGGTGATTCCTGACGAAGAACGAGCCTTAGTGCAGCAGCTAATCATCGGCAGCACCCGCGATATTCTAGGCATTGATCATCGCCTCACGCAGGTTACCTTTGAAGAAGTGATTATGAGCAAAGGGATTACGCAAGCACAAATCGTTTTCTTCATTCTCGGGGCCGCCGAAAACTCTATGGAACTGCGTAAAAGCCTGCTAGAGATTGCCCAAGAGAATATCGTCGAGCGCCTCCATGAATACGGCATTGCCTTCCGGTTAGAGGAGAAAACCACCGACATTTCTCAGCCCATGAACATCGATGCTTCATGA